The following nucleotide sequence is from Oxyura jamaicensis isolate SHBP4307 breed ruddy duck unplaced genomic scaffold, BPBGC_Ojam_1.0 oxyUn_random_OJ61135, whole genome shotgun sequence.
GGGgggggccgggacccccccccccctcccactCCAAGCCCCCCGCCCGGCCCACGGCGGGGCAGCCACTTACCATCGAAGGGGTGCCGGGGGTCGCCCTCGGTCTCGTCCTCCGCCAGGATGACTTCTTCTGAGAGAGAagcggggagggggctcggggggagggtgcgggggggggggttttttggggggggggggggggcccttcttttttttttttgggggggggggggtcacggCGCTCACCCGCTTTGGAGATCCACTCCATGTAGCCGTTGAGCTCCCGCTCGATCTGCTGCTGGCGCCGCAGCTTGAGGAAGGCGCGGCGGTTCTCCACCCGCTCCCGCTCCTTGGCGAACTCCCTGCGGGGACAAGGGGGGGTCGTCGTGGGGGGGGGGGGNNNNNNNNNNNNNNNNNNNNNNNNNNNNNNNNNNNNNNNNNNNNNNNNNNNNNNNNNNNNNNNNNNNNNNNNNNNNNNNNNNNNNNNNNNNNNNNNNNNNccccccccccccccccagctcaccCGGACAGCACCCCCAGCACTAGGTTGAGCATAAAAAAGGAGCCGATGATGATGAGGGGGATGAAGTACAGCCAGTTCCAAGTGTTCCCTGAGGCGTCGttgctctggggggggggggaaaaaaaggggggggggggggggggggggggggccccccccccccccccgcgccccccccctttttgttCCCCAGTCCCGTGCGCACCCTGGGTCACGGACACCGGGAGCCCAGGGGGAAATGTGGGGACCGGAGACCCCCGGGGGACCCCCGGGGACTGGAGAGACCCTGgggaccccatagggacccccGGGGGAATCCCCCAGGGACCTGAGACCCCTGGGGGGCTCCATAGGGACCAGAGCCCCCCcgagggaccccacggggaccAGAGAGACTCTGGGGACCCCAAAGGGACCACAGACCCCTGGGGGACCCCGTAGGGAATGGAGACCCCCTGGGGGATTCCACGGGAACCAGAGACCCCCTGGGGGATCCCATAGGGACCAGAgacccctgggggaccccaCAGGGACTGGAGACCCCCAGGGAAACCCCATAGGGCCTGGGGACCCCTGAGGGACCCCATAGGGACTAGAGACCCCCAGGGGACCCCATAGGGCCTGGGGACCCCTGAGGGACCCCATAGGGACTGGGGACCCCCTGGGGGACCCCATAGGGACCAGAGACCCCTGGGGGACGCCATAGGGACTGAAGACTCCTGGGGGACCCCATAGGGACCAGAgacccctgggggaccccaTAGGGACTGAAgacccctgggggaccccaTATTGGACTGGAGACCTCCAGGGGACCCCATAGGGACTGAAGACCCCCAGGGGGACCCCATAGGGACCAGAGACCCCCTGGGGGACCCCATGGGAACCAGAGACCCCCTGGGGGACCCCATAGGGACCAGAGACCCCTGGGGGATCCCATAGGGACCAGAgacccctgggggaccccaTGGGGACCAGAGACCCCCAGGGGACACCATAGGGACCGGAGACCCCCTGGGGGATTCCACGGGAACCAGAGACCCCCAGGGGACCCCATAGGGACCAGAGACCCCTGGGGGACCCGATATTGGACTGGAGACCCCCAGGGGACCCCATAGGGACTGGAGACCCCCTGGGGGACCCCATAGGGACCAGAGACCCTGGGGGACCCCATAGGGCCCGGAGACCCCCTGGGGGATTCCAGGGGAACCAGAGACCCCTGGGGAACCCCATAGGGCCCGGAGACCCCCATGGGAACCCCGCAGCGACCAGAGCCCTCCCCGGCGGGACCCCGCGGGGGGACCGGCGAGAGCCCCCCGGGGGGTGGTCGGCAGGCCCGGGGGGGTGGTCGGcaggcccgggggggggggggggggggggctcacaTAGTAGAGGAGGTCTGTCCACCCTTCCATGGTGATGCACTGGAAGACGGTGAGCACGGCGAAGAGGATGTTGTCGAACTGCGTGATGCCGTAGTTGGGGCCCTCCCA
It contains:
- the LOC118158909 gene encoding voltage-dependent P/Q-type calcium channel subunit alpha-1A-like, encoding PCVCVGGVPDPVCVPPPDEIKVEVPCGTDEPARICPNGTKCKKYWEGPNYGITQFDNILFAVLTVFQCITMEGWTDLLYYSNDASGNTWNWLYFIPLIIIGSFFMLNLVLGVLSGEFAKERERVENRRAFLKLRRQQQIERELNGYMEWISKAEEVILAEDETEGDPRHPFDGKWLPRRGPGGGLG